GCAAACCTTTGAGTGGCAGCAAATGTCGGCGATGTCTCAACGTCGTGATGACTTGTGCGCGGTGCTGCTGGGCGGGAACATTTACGCTTTCGGCGGACACGATGGCGATGAACCCTTTGATACAGCGGAAATGTGAGTGCACAACCTCTGAAAGTAAACACTCCAAAAAATTGTAGCCGTTATTTTGATTTAGGTACGATATAGCGACGAATCAATGGCACCTACTGCCCGCTATGGCCCATCACAGATACGGCGCAGGTGCCACCGTTTACGATGGCAAAATTTACATATTCGGTGGTCTGAGCATAGACTGTCGGCCACTAAGTGCAGTGGAATGCTATGATCCGCTTACAAATACTTGGATAAGTTGCTGTGATATGCATGGAGCACGTGGTTGGCCGGGCGTAAGTTGCAAGAAAATAGTAGAATGTTACAgtaatttgaggttatgttttgtAGGTTACAGTATTAGATGGTTTGATATACATTATTGGTGGTTACAACGAAGGCTATGTAGCTACTGCCGAGTGTTTCGatccacagctaaatacttggagAGAGGTTTGTAAAATGTGCGAAAAGTTTACGCTTTTCATTCTCAAGTAAATAAATTGCAGATTGCACCGTTAAATGTTGCACGCTTCGGTATATATGCCATCGTAGTTGACAACCGAATACGGGCTCTGGGCGGACACGATGTGTACACGGTCGAGGAATATGATAGGGAGAATGACAAGTGGATTGAAAAAACACCGTTACCTGTTTATGGTATATTCAGCTGTGTGGAAGTGCCAAACCATATAGTAAATAAGTTGCAATCGCGTTATTCTGCCAAAGAgaataattagaaaataaatataaataataaaatatggattaataaataaaataatatgttaatataaatatactggTAAGCCAAAACAGAAAGAGgaataaaataatgtttcaaTAAAACCGTTGGTGCATGCGGGAATAACATATTCTGCCCACTAGgaaaacataagtacatatgtaatttttcagTTTCTGTACACTAACAGTCGTTATTACAGAGCATGTCAAATTACAGCGCAGAGTAGTGTATTCTCTACTCGCTACTCTCCAGCGCCGATGTAACATTGCACACATTTCAATTTgggaatttatatatttagcgTACACTGTGGCAACCATCCGCCTGCGGCGCAACTCAAACATGTTCGCGATCAGTGCTTACAGACgcagttatttttgtttgaaaatggcAGCACTGCGTCCAGTCAGGCCGGCAGCGGGTTTCTTTCGAGCCGGCGACGAACGAACAATTCATTCGAGCTAGCAACGCGTTATGAGCGATAGTTGTGGAAATAATTGTGCAAGTTTTGTTAATTGCAGGCGGTTTCCAGCAAtcttgtgttaaaaaaaaaaataactatgtaagaaaattaatataaaatgagccaaaatcagttttaaacaatttaaatattagtACTTTGTATCGGAAGGATTTTTCTATGATACCAAAttcattttgtttcatttgcacataaatagaaaattttgacAAGTGCGTCGAGTATCCTTTGTgtgcttaaaaaattaaaaaaaaaataagcaaatggGAGGGGTGTGTGGGGTAGACAAGTTGCTTGTTTGGGATATGTctgtacacatatgcatgtgcgtAGATGCAGATGTATGCGGTGATGCTGCTGTTGCCTTTTACCGGTGTTTGTCGTTAATAGGAGCAGCGAAACCGCCCTTTTTGCTTTTGTCGATTGCCACACAAACAAATTGTCACAAAGGATATTTTGATTGCAAttcatttttgatttctttaaataatcattatatatttttttatctgacttttagtgttttgaaaaatttgttttgaaattggcTCATTTTGTTcatctttttataaataaaattgagtaCATTgtgcaaaagaaatattttacaattttgacATTCGCCCAAATTTGTAAGAATTGTGTGAAAACATTTCTGCGCATTTGCGCACACACATAAaggttgaaattaaaaaaaaaaacgtgaaaaCGCTGGAGTAAGTTggtaataatttgtatatttggtGATTTGTTTAACTACTTCTAGTGCAAAATAATTACTGCAGTGTtcatataacaaataaaaaattaaataaagctaTACTGAAGAGTTtagctaaaaataattaaaatatttacaataattcaATAGTCGTGGGTGTGCAATATTTTTGAGACATAAAGCTGCAACTGTCGAGCAAAAAGCATTCGCGAAAAACCTCAGAAGCAATCAAGGCGAAGAACAAcgaatttttcttgaaaaactgAAGCTGAAAGTgtaagttttatatttaaaaattgttgattattattttttgcataaaatgtaCTAGGATGTGTGTATAGAAttagcgaaatttttttttgactttcttGAAGACAAGTCAAATCTTTGTCTGCAAACCTAATTTATCTCCATATAATATTATGCATAATTTGCATTAATTTCAAATCCCTCCCCATAATTATACAGTTTTCGTTATTTCTTTAGCTTTTCTTTGATTTCGTTGTCGGCTTATTCGTCTACTTTCCGGCGATTGCATGTAGTTTTCTGTTTTTGGCtctttttgtgtgtgtgtatgtttgtgtgtacgCACATATTTGTCTGCTTGCATTTTCGACCGGCTTCCTCACCTTGGCATTGGTGGTGGATTAGCTGCTTGTTTATCAAGTTGTTTATAACTACACGGCGTTGCCACCTTTAACATGTAGAGTTCTGCGGATTGCAGAAAAGCTTATTGGCTCTTGAAAGGAaaataatgcatacatatgtatgtatgtatataaaacagtCAGAAAATCATGAATTAATAGAATTCTGCATTGAAAAGTATTTATTGTCTAATTACTTGACAGTTGACGTCTCTAAGATAGTTTGCCCCAAATAAAGTGCCGCTTGAGGGTATGCATTAAATGcatggtatatgtacatatgcgtttGTGTGTATGTTGGGAATGTGACAACTTGATTTGCCATTTATTTATCTCTGCGcctctgtatgtgtgtgtataaaacGTCACAATCAGTTGTCCAACAGCATTCTGTTTACCTGTAATTTTTACTTGCTGCTTGCTGTTGTTTGTGCTTCGCTCTTGTGTATTTTCCTTTTGAATTATGTTTGCGCTGATTTCTTGTTTTCTAGtatgtttttcaatattgtgttttttactgcgtgttgattttcttttaattagctttGCACAGTTGCTTGTTGTTAGCATGGACGCTCCAATTGCATTGGCAATGACAATTACACATAACGCTAATTACTGTAGTAGCGCATGAAAAGCGTATATATATTCATGCATACATAATTACATGCACATATTTACAATAGATgaacaaattttataagaaaatgcACATATTTTATAACAACTTCTGGTTGCAGTGTTCAGAGGGTTTTTATAAGAGCAGAGACGTCAGTTAAATTTGACATATGGTTTATTCCTTTTGCGTTTGCATTTTTTATGCCTTTAAAATTTGTGCTGCTATTTATAAAGTAGACAAAAATGTGGAACATGtcaaaaaattgctgaaaaatgtTCGCAATAAAACCATTTAGTTTCATTATTAGgtttgagttaaaaaaataatttttcaatcagCCGAAAGCAGCTGTCAAGCGCAATATTTTTCTCAGTTATATCCTTcaaggaaaacaacaacaaaattatgtttatacaaattttctgATTGCAAAACCTACTTACAAAAGCTCATAAAAACAAGTACATGTTTAAGTGAAATTTAACGATCAGCTGTTTTGtgctgaaaatataaaatagttgaaaaacACAACCAGaaccaaattaattaaaatatttaaaattctattattcatttataatattttgctttaaatggaatttttataattattatttgtatgtcATTTccttttaaacatatttacatttctgttaatataaattaatttgattttattacaaGTAGCAAATATTCCAATTTATGTATTCCTCCGTAGTTATACGTGCCGGTGTATTGACATTTTACTTCACCGGCGTTTTGACTCATCATCGTCATCCCTTCCGTCTTGTGCGTCCATCTTCTCAATTGTCTGCTTTCATGTATGTATCCGTTGGCGTAGTTCCTTTGCATTGAATGTATTCCGTATTCCATAAGTTGCTGGTGCTTTTGCTC
The DNA window shown above is from Bactrocera tryoni isolate S06 chromosome 4, CSIRO_BtryS06_freeze2, whole genome shotgun sequence and carries:
- the LOC120774961 gene encoding kelch-like protein 5, with amino-acid sequence MASSIGQLKDQSISLVIQNFAQVINSTEFLDYTPEILQQIVSADELNIDCEVDVFQALMRWYEHDKETRRKDLSQLITALKLGQFDAAFITKYIKPLLNGDQVATEALSLLSVSNDTDSRLMPDYLKARKERKCRLLILNDVKKLKPTLRFNMSLNKWQTCFEFRFIDYSYAVFYHNNSLLFVGGRTRGTQRNNTIKCLDLQTFEWQQMSAMSQRRDDLCAVLLGGNIYAFGGHDGDEPFDTAEMYDIATNQWHLLPAMAHHRYGAGATVYDGKIYIFGGLSIDCRPLSAVECYDPLTNTWISCCDMHGARGWPGVTVLDGLIYIIGGYNEGYVATAECFDPQLNTWREIAPLNVARFGIYAIVVDNRIRALGGHDVYTVEEYDRENDKWIEKTPLPVYGIFSCVEVPNHIVNKLQSRYSAKENN